From a single Bacillus sp. NEB1478 genomic region:
- the hisG gene encoding ATP phosphoribosyltransferase yields MNTTLTMAMPKGRIFEEAVDLLRQAGYPLPPEFDESRKLIIDVPEAELRFILAKPMDVPTYVEHGVADIGIAGKDVMLEEERDVYEVLDLNISACYLAVAGLPDGNHERIAPKIASKYPNVAAHYFREQGQQVEVIKLNGSIELAPLIGLADHIVDIVSTGRTLKENGLVELERIADITSRLIVNPASYRLHAVRINEMVERLRTLVESKGDNA; encoded by the coding sequence ATGAATACAACTTTAACGATGGCGATGCCAAAAGGGAGAATATTTGAAGAAGCGGTAGATCTGTTAAGACAAGCGGGTTATCCTCTGCCTCCTGAATTTGATGAATCGAGAAAACTGATTATCGATGTTCCTGAGGCCGAATTACGTTTTATTCTAGCAAAACCGATGGATGTACCGACGTATGTTGAACACGGAGTTGCCGATATCGGAATCGCAGGAAAAGACGTCATGCTGGAAGAAGAACGAGATGTATATGAAGTGCTCGATTTAAATATTTCTGCCTGCTATTTAGCAGTAGCGGGGCTCCCAGACGGCAATCATGAGAGGATCGCACCGAAAATCGCTTCCAAATATCCGAATGTAGCTGCTCACTATTTTAGAGAACAAGGCCAGCAAGTAGAAGTGATTAAACTGAATGGTTCGATAGAATTAGCGCCACTGATTGGATTGGCTGATCACATTGTGGATATCGTATCAACGGGCAGAACGTTAAAAGAGAATGGTCTTGTTGAACTCGAAAGAATTGCTGACATCACATCACGTCTAATTGTGAACCCGGCCAGTTATCGGCTGCATGCTGTCCGCATCAACGAAATGGTCGAACGGCTTCGGACACTTGTGGAAAGCAAGGGGGATAATGCATGA
- the hisH gene encoding imidazole glycerol phosphate synthase subunit HisH has product MIGIIDYGMGNLHSVCSALKRIGQPYILSGNPEELHETDGLLLPGVGSFKDAMHQLEETGLAEFIKTETENGKPLMGICLGMQLLFDESAENGMTSGLGLLPGKVTRFSGRNPEGKMYKVPHMGWNNLHFQQKNQPLLQGLAEGYVYFVHSYVVATDNPQVLAAAAYYEGVEVPAVVGLNHIMGTQFHPEKSSETGMGMLKNFCRFVEEGKQ; this is encoded by the coding sequence ATGATCGGAATTATTGATTATGGAATGGGTAATCTTCATTCCGTTTGTTCAGCATTAAAAAGAATCGGACAGCCTTACATTCTATCAGGAAATCCAGAAGAGCTTCATGAAACAGACGGCTTGCTGCTTCCTGGAGTTGGATCATTTAAAGATGCGATGCACCAGCTGGAGGAAACAGGTCTTGCTGAGTTTATTAAAACAGAAACTGAAAATGGCAAGCCTCTAATGGGAATTTGCTTAGGCATGCAGCTCCTTTTTGATGAGAGTGCTGAGAACGGAATGACGTCAGGACTCGGTCTTCTGCCCGGAAAAGTAACCCGTTTTAGCGGAAGAAACCCAGAAGGTAAAATGTATAAAGTCCCTCACATGGGGTGGAACAATTTGCATTTTCAACAAAAAAATCAGCCATTACTTCAAGGTCTGGCTGAGGGCTATGTATATTTTGTCCATTCATATGTTGTAGCAACTGATAATCCGCAAGTTCTTGCAGCAGCAGCTTACTATGAAGGTGTTGAAGTTCCTGCAGTAGTAGGGCTCAATCACATTATGGGGACGCAGTTTCACCCTGAAAAAAGTTCTGAAACGGGCATGGGGATGCTGAAAAACTTTTGCCGATTCGTTGAGGAGGGAAAACAATGA
- the hisA gene encoding 1-(5-phosphoribosyl)-5-[(5-phosphoribosylamino)methylideneamino]imidazole-4-carboxamide isomerase, protein MSSFTLYPAIDMLDGKCVRLLQGDYNQETVYGDSPFDMAKEFANQGAEWIHMVDLDGAKDGQKVNHEHVLRVAKELPVKVQIGGGIRSMDDVSYYLDQGVDRVILGSAAVSNPEFVREALRKYGSKIAIGLDARDGFVATEGWLETSHILAVDLAKRLVEEGAETFIFTDISKDGMMQGPNIEAIGELARVTGKEVIASGGVSSINDLIYVKKDERKIAGSIIGKALYTGRFTLSDAIGSVESC, encoded by the coding sequence ATGAGTTCATTCACACTTTATCCAGCAATCGATATGCTAGACGGGAAATGTGTAAGACTATTGCAAGGGGATTATAATCAAGAGACAGTATACGGCGATTCGCCATTTGATATGGCAAAAGAATTTGCAAATCAAGGTGCAGAATGGATTCATATGGTGGATCTCGACGGTGCTAAAGATGGCCAAAAGGTAAATCATGAACACGTCTTGCGGGTGGCAAAAGAGCTTCCTGTTAAAGTGCAAATCGGCGGTGGCATTCGTTCCATGGATGACGTTTCATACTATTTAGATCAAGGTGTTGACCGAGTAATCCTTGGCAGTGCAGCTGTTTCTAATCCGGAATTTGTAAGAGAAGCGTTAAGAAAATATGGCAGTAAAATCGCGATTGGCCTAGATGCCCGCGATGGTTTTGTAGCGACAGAAGGCTGGCTTGAAACATCACATATTTTAGCTGTTGATCTTGCTAAACGTCTTGTAGAAGAAGGTGCTGAAACATTTATTTTTACGGATATTTCAAAGGACGGCATGATGCAAGGACCGAATATTGAAGCCATTGGTGAACTCGCACGCGTTACTGGAAAAGAAGTAATCGCATCTGGCGGGGTCAGCTCAATTAACGATTTAATTTACGTAAAAAAAGATGAACGAAAAATTGCAGGATCTATTATCGGAAAAGCTTTATATACAGGAAGATTCACACTTTCTGATGCGATTGGAAGTGTTGAGTCATGCTGA
- the hisB gene encoding imidazoleglycerol-phosphate dehydratase HisB translates to MENKRQHTIERNTKETQISLSFSIDGEGQADIQTPVPFMNHMLDAIARHGHFDLTVNANGDVEIDDHHTTEDIGICLGQAIQGALGDKRGIKRYGNAFVPMDETLAQVVIDLSNRPHLEFRAEFPTQKVGTFDTELVHEFFWKLALEARMNLHVIVHYGTNTHHMIEAVFKAFTKALDEATQLDPRVKGVPSTKGML, encoded by the coding sequence ATGGAAAACAAACGTCAGCACACGATTGAACGAAATACGAAAGAAACACAGATTAGCTTATCTTTTTCAATCGATGGAGAAGGTCAAGCCGATATTCAAACACCGGTTCCTTTTATGAACCATATGCTTGATGCCATTGCCCGCCACGGACACTTTGACTTAACAGTAAATGCAAATGGTGATGTGGAAATTGACGATCATCATACGACTGAAGATATTGGCATCTGCCTCGGACAAGCGATTCAAGGCGCTCTTGGTGATAAACGAGGAATTAAACGGTACGGAAACGCATTCGTACCGATGGATGAGACACTTGCTCAAGTGGTAATCGATCTTTCTAACCGCCCACATTTAGAATTCCGAGCAGAGTTTCCGACTCAAAAAGTGGGAACGTTTGATACAGAACTCGTACATGAATTCTTTTGGAAACTGGCATTAGAAGCGCGAATGAATCTTCATGTGATCGTTCATTATGGAACAAACACGCATCATATGATTGAAGCAGTATTTAAAGCTTTTACAAAAGCACTGGATGAAGCAACTCAACTTGATCCTCGTGTAAAAGGAGTGCCTTCTACGAAAGGGATGTTATAG
- the hisD gene encoding histidinol dehydrogenase, which produces MKIQPVTELKSLARSVEQNTEQQRKAVLDILQTVKNEGDKALFDYTKQFDGVSLESLEVTKEEIDEALSSLDQELVNIIIEAAANIREYHEKQKRQSWFFTREDGTLLGQKLTPLDSVGVYVPGGTAAYPSSVLMGVIPAVVAGVEEIVLVSPPGKDGKLPSAVLAAAHVAGVKRMFKIGGAQAIGALAYGTETVPKIDKIVGPGNIYVALAKREVFGVCDIDMIAGPSEIAVLADETANEKYIAADLLSQAEHDPRSAAILVTTSQELAEQVAAEVEEQLASLPRKDIVSQAIKDFGAIYVVNSLDEGTDVINKIAPEHLEIMTKDPMSVLGKIKHAGAIFLGEYSSEPVGDYFAGSNHVLPTNGTARFSSPLNVDDYMKKSSVIRYSEQAIKENGHKISAFARLEGLEAHARAIDVRLEEK; this is translated from the coding sequence ATGAAAATCCAGCCTGTCACAGAATTAAAAAGCCTTGCAAGAAGCGTCGAGCAAAATACGGAACAGCAGCGCAAAGCGGTACTGGATATTTTGCAGACTGTAAAAAACGAGGGTGATAAAGCCCTTTTTGATTATACAAAACAGTTTGATGGTGTATCTTTGGAATCACTAGAGGTTACAAAGGAAGAAATAGATGAAGCTCTCTCATCACTTGATCAAGAATTGGTAAACATTATAATTGAAGCAGCTGCCAACATTCGTGAATATCACGAAAAGCAAAAAAGACAATCTTGGTTTTTTACGAGAGAGGACGGAACTCTCCTAGGACAAAAATTAACACCGCTTGATTCAGTAGGTGTTTATGTTCCAGGCGGTACAGCAGCTTATCCATCATCTGTTTTAATGGGTGTAATACCAGCTGTTGTCGCTGGTGTTGAGGAGATCGTTTTAGTGTCGCCGCCAGGAAAAGATGGAAAGCTTCCATCGGCCGTTTTAGCTGCAGCTCATGTTGCTGGAGTTAAACGAATGTTTAAAATAGGCGGTGCCCAAGCGATTGGTGCATTAGCATACGGAACGGAAACTGTGCCTAAAATAGATAAAATCGTTGGACCGGGAAACATCTATGTAGCACTCGCGAAGCGAGAAGTTTTTGGCGTATGCGATATTGATATGATTGCAGGACCAAGTGAAATTGCGGTTCTTGCTGACGAAACAGCGAACGAAAAGTACATTGCCGCGGATCTATTGTCACAAGCGGAACACGATCCCCGTTCAGCAGCAATCTTAGTAACAACATCACAGGAACTGGCTGAACAAGTTGCGGCAGAAGTTGAGGAGCAGCTTGCTAGTCTGCCAAGAAAAGATATCGTATCACAAGCTATAAAAGATTTTGGTGCAATTTATGTTGTAAACTCACTTGATGAAGGAACAGATGTAATTAATAAGATCGCTCCTGAACATCTAGAGATCATGACAAAAGACCCGATGAGTGTGCTCGGAAAAATAAAGCATGCAGGTGCAATTTTCCTTGGGGAATACAGTTCGGAGCCTGTTGGCGATTATTTTGCCGGCAGCAATCACGTATTGCCTACAAACGGTACAGCTCGTTTCTCGAGTCCGCTGAATGTGGATGATTATATGAAGAAATCGAGTGTGATCCGCTATAGTGAGCAGGCGATCAAAGAGAACGGGCATAAGATTTCTGCGTTTGCGCGTTTAGAGGGTCTTGAAGCACATGCCAGAGCAATTGATGTTCGACTGGAGGAAAAATAA